The sequence GCGGAGATCGCGGGCAGCGATTCCACAGAGGCTCAGCGTGCCGAGATTCGAGAACGGCTGGGCCTCGATCAGCCGATGCTCACGCAGGCGGTTCATTGGTACGGGCGGCTGCTGCAGGGAGATCTGGGCGAATCCTATCTGCTCAACAAGACCGTCGCCGAGGCGGTGCTGGAACGACTGCCGGTGACGTTGTCGCTGGCCGGGATTGCGCTCGTATTGGCGGTGGTTATGGGGGTTCTGCTCGGTATCCTGGCGGCGATCAAGCATGACAGCTGGCTTGATCAGGGGGCGATGTCGGTCGCTCTGTTCGGATTGTCGATTCCCGATTTCTGGTTCGGGCTGATCCTGATATCGGTTTTCGCGGTCGGGCTAGGCTGGCTGCCGACGGGCGGTTACGTGCCGGCCAGCGAAAGCGTGATCGGGTGGATGCGCTCGATGACGCTGCCGGCTTTGGCGCTGGCGATCACCCAGATGGGCGTGGTGGCGCGGATGACCCGTTCATCGATGCTGGACGTGTTAGGCCAGGACTATATCCGCACGGCGCGGGCCAAGGGCATGCGCCGTCGCACCGTGATCTTCAAGCACGCCCTGCGTAATGCGCTGGTGCCCATTGTCACCGTGGTGGGGGTCATGACGGGTGTGCTGCTCGGCGGCGCCGTCGTCATCGAATCCGTATTCTCCTTGCCTGGCGTTGGCCGGCTGATCATCGGCGCGATCCAGCGCCGGGATTACCCGATCATTCAGGGCGGGCTGCTGATCACCGCCGCGACCTTCGTCTTTGTCAACATCCTGGTCGACCTCGTCTATGGTTGGCTTGACCCGAGAGTGCGTGATGGCCGTTGAAGCAGAAGTCGAAAACTCCGTATCCCTGCGGCGGGAGATTGCCCGCGCGCGACGGCGCGGATGGATGCAGTTCCTGCGCCGGCTGGCACGACACCGCTCGTTCCAGGTCGGATTCACGCTGTTCTTCCTGATCGTTCTTCTGGCTGTCTTCGCCGATGTGATCGCGCCTTATGATCCCAACAAGAACGACTACCGCAACCTGCTGATGCCGCCTTCCATGGCGCATTGGTTCGGAACCGACGGCTTCGGGCGCGATATCCTGAGCCGGGTCATCTACGGCACCCGTGTGTCGCTCGGCATCGGCATCTCCGTCGTGGTGATGACGGGTGTTCTCGGCGTGTTCCTCGGCATGCTTGCCGGTTATGTCCGCTGGCTCGACAACGCGCTGATGCGTGTCATGGACGGGTTGATGGCGTTTCCGAGCGTGCTCTTAGCGATCGCGCTTGCCGCAGCGCTCGGGCCATCGACAATGAACGCGGTGATCGCGCTGACCGTCACCTTCACGCCGCGCACGGCCCGCGTGGTCCGGTCCAGCGTTCTGGTGATCCGCGAGCTTCCCTATGTCGAGGCGGCGATGGCGGTGGGCGCCGGTCATGCGCGGATCATCTTCCGCTATATTCTGGCCAATGCGTTGTCACCGCTGATCGTGCAGCTCACCTTCGTTTTCGCCGTGTCTATACTCGCCGAGGCGATCCTGAGCTTCCTTGGCGTCGGTCCTCCGCCGCCGGCCCCTTCGCTCGGCAACATCATCGCGGAAGGCCGCAATTATCTGCAGGATGCGAGCTGGATTGCATTCTTTCCGGGTATTGCCATAGCCGCCGCTGTTCTGGGACTCAATCTGATGGGCGACGGGCTGCGGGATGTCACAGATCCCCGCCTCGCGGCGACACGCGGCGCGGGCTGAACGGGAGAACAAGGACCCATGGATGGATCGCTCAAGGGCAAGCATGTACTCGTTACCGCAGCAGGGCAGGGCATAGGGCGCGCAAGTGCGCTGGCTTTCGCCCGGGCAGGCGCCTCGGTGACGGCGACCGATCGCGACGAGGCATTGCTCGGCGACCTCGCCGCGGTAACGGGCATTGCGGTGCAATGCCTCGACGTGCTGGACGATGCGGCGGTGGCTGGCATGGCGCGGGAGGTCGGACGGGTCGATGTCCTGTTCAACTGCGCGGGGATCGTGCATTCGGGTTCGATCCTCGATATGGCGGAGGGAGACCTTGATCTCGCCTTCGATCTCAATGTGAAGGGGATGGTGCGCATGATACGCGCCTTCCTGCCCGCCATGCTCGATCATGGCGACGGAAGCGTCATCAATATGGCATCGGTGGTCTCAAGCCTGAAGGGCGCGCCGAACCGCTTCGTCTATGGCACCACCAAGGCGGCGGTGATCGGCCTCACCAAGGCGGTTGCCGCCGATTACGTGGCGCGCGGCATACGCTGCAACGCCATCTGCCCCGGCACGGTGGAAAGCCCGTCGCTGCAGCAACGCATGCGCGCCCAGGGTGATTACGATGCCACCCGGCGGGCCTTCATCGCCCGCCAGCCGATGGGCCGGCTTGGCACGCCCGACGAGATTGCAGCACTTGCGGTCCATCTGGCCGGCGCCACCTATACCACGGGACAGGCCTATGCCATCGACGGCGGCTGGTCGATCTGATCGGTGTATCCGGTTCACCGATGCGTGGACGTTTCATGAGAGGGACCTGTTGCTCAATAGGTTGCCCGGCCCCCGGACAAGTCGAAGACCGCGCCGGTGGTGAAGCTGTTTTCCGCGCTGACAAGCCAGGCGACCATCGCCGCGGCTTCATGGACTTCGAGAAAGCGCCCCCGCGGGATCTTCGCCAGCATGTAGTCGATGTGCTGTTGCGACATCTGGTCGAATATCCGGGTGCGGGCGGCGGCGGGCGTGACGCAGTTGACCGCGATGTTCCTGTCCGCCAGTTCCTTGCCGAGCGATTTGGTGAGCGCGATGACGCCTGCCTTCGAGGCCGAATAGGCGGCGGCATTGGGATTTCCTTCCTTGCCGGCAATGGAGGCGACGTTGACGATGCGTCCGTAGTCGCGGGCGATCATGCCCGGCACGACCGCCTTGCAGCAGTGAAAGACACCGTTGAGGTTGATGTCGATGATCCGATGCCATTCGTCCACCGGATAGTCGGCGACCGTGGCATTGGCGCCGGCGATACCGGCATTGGCAACCAGAATGTCGATGCCGCCGAGCATTTTTTCGGTGCTCCCGGCCGCCGTCGCCACGGCGTCGAAATCCGTCTGGTCGACCGTCAGGAAATGCGCGGCGTTGCCCATTTCAGCCGCCACGGCCTCGCCCAGCGTGGCGTCGCGGTCCCAGATCATGACCGTCGCGCCAGAGGCGATCAATCGTTCGACCACGGCGCGTCCAATGCCCTGGGCACCGCCGGTCACAACCGCGTTGCGTCCCTTGAGATCGATGTTATTCATAGTCCTCTCCCTTTTGCTATCGTCGGCGCGACGCGGATGGCAAAGCGCTCAACCGGAAAAGAAGCGGCTTGCGTCCGGCGTGTAACGGGCCACCTGATCGGGGTCGAGATCGATGCCGAGGCCGGGGCGGTCCGGGATCGCGAGGAAGCCTTCGTGGTCAAGCCGGAACGGTTCGCGCGCCAGACGGTCGACATAGGCGCTGCCGCCGATATACTCGACGAGATCGCAACCGGAAACCGCCGCAGCCAGTTGCAGGTCGGCGGCAAGGCCGAGCGCGGTGTTCCAGCCGTGACCGATATAGCGGATGCCGAATTCCTGCGCCATCCAGGCGATCCGCCGTTGCTCGCTGATCCCGCCGACCTTGGTGACGTCGGGCTGGACGATGTCGAACGCGCCGCCCACCAGCCATGGCGTATAGGCCTGCCGTCGGGTCAGTACCTCGCCGCCGGCTATGGGAACGGGGCTCGCCTTGCGCAAGGCGATGAAATCGTCGAGGGCGTCGGGCGGCAGGGCTTCCTCGAACCAGCCGACGCCATAGTCCTTCAGCATATGCGCGGTGTTGAGCGCCCATTTCAGGCCGTTCGGCCAGAAGGCATCGCTGGCGCCGGCATCGACGAACAGGCGCGCGTCGTCACCGGCGGCCTGCCGCACCGCGCGGACAATCGCCTCATCGAGCTTTGGGTTGTCGCGGCGGCCGAACGGTCCCCAGCCGATCTTGAAGGCACGGAAACCGTGATCGCGATGGGGGGCGATCACGTCGGCCATCCGCTCCGGTTCATCCATCAACAACGAGCAATAGGGCTGGACCCGGTCGCGGTAGCGCCCGCCGAGCAAGCGCCCGACGGAAAGACCGGTGGCCTGCCCCAGAATATCCCAGAGGGCGATGTCGATGCCGCTGATCGCATGGGTGATCGCGCCGCCGCGGCCCATCCAGAATGTATTCTGGTGGAGCTTTTCGCTCACCCGTTCCGGTTCCAGGGCGTTCTCGTCGGCAAGCAACGGCATCAGCACGTCGACGGCGGCCTCGACTAGGCGGCCATTGGTGAACACGCTGCCATAGCCGGAAATTCCGGCATCGGTATGGACGGCCACCAGCGCGTGAACGGAATCCTCCGCGGCAATCTCGCTGCTCCATCCGCCTTGCGGGCTTTCTCCCCGCAGCGGTGCAACGCGCACCGCGGTGATGCGCGCCGGGGGCAGGGTCGCCTTGTTCTGCCGGGGGGAAGGCCTGTCGGTGGGCGAATGCATGGTCTACTCCAGAAAAATTGCTGATCGAGCGCCCCAAGGCACCTTGACAGCCATCAATATAGTATACAATCATACGAAACAAGTCCATTTTGAACAGGAAACCGATATGAGCGACACAGCGGCCAGGAGCCGGATCGTCTGCACCATCGACTTCGACAAGAGCGGCCGGCAGACGGGCTATGCGCGCGCGCCGCTGTCGCGCAACAATTCCGGCTGGGGAACGGTCGAGATTCCGATCATCGTCGTCAACAACGGGCGCGGCCCGACGGCTCTTCTGACCGGCGGGGTTCATGGCGACGAATATGAAGGTCCGATCGCGATCTCGCGGCTGGCGAAGAGCCTGAAGCCGGAAGACGTGCAGGGGCGGGTCATCATGATGCCAGCCGTCAATATCCCGGCGATCATGGCCGATACCCGGCTGTCGCCGATCGATGGCTGGGACATCAATCGCTGTTTTCCGGGCAACCCGAAGGGAAGCTTCAGCCAGATGCTGGCTCACTTCCTCGACAGCGTCATCCTGCCGATGGCCGATATCTCGGTCGACATGCACACAGCCGGCCATTCCTTCGATTCCGCGCTTTCGACCAACATGCACCACGTGTCCGATCCGCAGATCCGCGAAAAGACGCTCGCCGCAGCAGCAGCATTCGGCGCGCCGTTCAATGTCGTCTTCGGCGGCGTTGATGAAGACTCGACCTTTACCTCCTGCGTCGAACGGCGCGGCATCATTTCGCTTGGCACCGAGCTTGGCGGCTGGGGCAGGGTGAATATCGAGGGCGTCCGCATCGGCCGGCGCGGCATCGACAATATCCTGAAGCATATGGGCGTCATCGAGGGTGAGCCCGACACGGTGCAGCGCGACGGGTCGGCTGCGACGCGGCATATGATGGTCCGCGATCCCGAGTCCTACGTCTTTGCCCCGCGCGCCGGCCTGTTCGAGCCGACCCATTATATCGGCGAGGCAGTGCGGGCCGGCGAGGTCGCCGGCTATCTGCATTTCATCGAGGATGTCGATTGCGAACCGCTGACGCTGACCTACCGCAAGGACGGCATGATCTGGTTCGGCGCCGGCCCCGGGCGCGTGGCGCGCGGCGATGCCCTGGCGGTGATCATGGAAGAATACAACTGGCCGGAACGCTGATGGAGCGTCTGGCAAAATAGTGGAAGCCGGTTTTTCGCTAAACCGACGCGCCAGAATAAGGAAACCGGAGCAAAGACTGAAGATGAAAAAGGTTCTGATCGTGGAATGCATGCAGGAGATATCCTCCTTCAATCCCGTTCCATCGCAATACGAGAACTTCGAGATCGAGCGCGGCGCGGCGCTGCTTGCCCACAGGGACAAGAATACGGCCATCGGGGGCGCGCTTTCGGTGCTGGAGGGCAACGGCGACATAGAGGTGGTTCCGACCTTCGCCGCCCGGGCGGGCAGCGCCGGTCTCCTGTCCTCATCGGGCTGGGCGCAGCTTTCGGGCGAACTGCTCGCAGCCGTCGGCGAGCGGATCGAGGATGTGGACGGTATCTACGTCTCGCTGCATGGCGCGATGGGAGCGGACGGGGAACTGGATCCCGAAGGCTATCTGCTTGCGGAAATCCGCAGGATGGCCGGGCCGGGAAAGCCGATCGTCATCTCGCTCGACCTGCACGGCATCCTCACCGACCGCATGATCCGTCAGGTCGATGCGATGGCGATCTACCATACCTATCCGCATGTCGACTTTGCCGATACGGGCGCCCGGGCAGCGCGGCTGCTCGTCGATC is a genomic window of Martelella sp. NC20 containing:
- a CDS encoding ABC transporter permease, with the translated sequence MAVEAEVENSVSLRREIARARRRGWMQFLRRLARHRSFQVGFTLFFLIVLLAVFADVIAPYDPNKNDYRNLLMPPSMAHWFGTDGFGRDILSRVIYGTRVSLGIGISVVVMTGVLGVFLGMLAGYVRWLDNALMRVMDGLMAFPSVLLAIALAAALGPSTMNAVIALTVTFTPRTARVVRSSVLVIRELPYVEAAMAVGAGHARIIFRYILANALSPLIVQLTFVFAVSILAEAILSFLGVGPPPPAPSLGNIIAEGRNYLQDASWIAFFPGIAIAAAVLGLNLMGDGLRDVTDPRLAATRGAG
- a CDS encoding ABC transporter permease, coding for MFGFLVRRLLSALPVLFVVSLVSFVIIAIVPGDVTAEIAGSDSTEAQRAEIRERLGLDQPMLTQAVHWYGRLLQGDLGESYLLNKTVAEAVLERLPVTLSLAGIALVLAVVMGVLLGILAAIKHDSWLDQGAMSVALFGLSIPDFWFGLILISVFAVGLGWLPTGGYVPASESVIGWMRSMTLPALALAITQMGVVARMTRSSMLDVLGQDYIRTARAKGMRRRTVIFKHALRNALVPIVTVVGVMTGVLLGGAVVIESVFSLPGVGRLIIGAIQRRDYPIIQGGLLITAATFVFVNILVDLVYGWLDPRVRDGR
- a CDS encoding succinylglutamate desuccinylase/aspartoacylase family protein, with protein sequence MSDTAARSRIVCTIDFDKSGRQTGYARAPLSRNNSGWGTVEIPIIVVNNGRGPTALLTGGVHGDEYEGPIAISRLAKSLKPEDVQGRVIMMPAVNIPAIMADTRLSPIDGWDINRCFPGNPKGSFSQMLAHFLDSVILPMADISVDMHTAGHSFDSALSTNMHHVSDPQIREKTLAAAAAFGAPFNVVFGGVDEDSTFTSCVERRGIISLGTELGGWGRVNIEGVRIGRRGIDNILKHMGVIEGEPDTVQRDGSAATRHMMVRDPESYVFAPRAGLFEPTHYIGEAVRAGEVAGYLHFIEDVDCEPLTLTYRKDGMIWFGAGPGRVARGDALAVIMEEYNWPER
- a CDS encoding SDR family NAD(P)-dependent oxidoreductase; translation: MNNIDLKGRNAVVTGGAQGIGRAVVERLIASGATVMIWDRDATLGEAVAAEMGNAAHFLTVDQTDFDAVATAAGSTEKMLGGIDILVANAGIAGANATVADYPVDEWHRIIDINLNGVFHCCKAVVPGMIARDYGRIVNVASIAGKEGNPNAAAYSASKAGVIALTKSLGKELADRNIAVNCVTPAAARTRIFDQMSQQHIDYMLAKIPRGRFLEVHEAAAMVAWLVSAENSFTTGAVFDLSGGRATY
- a CDS encoding mandelate racemase/muconate lactonizing enzyme family protein; translated protein: MHSPTDRPSPRQNKATLPPARITAVRVAPLRGESPQGGWSSEIAAEDSVHALVAVHTDAGISGYGSVFTNGRLVEAAVDVLMPLLADENALEPERVSEKLHQNTFWMGRGGAITHAISGIDIALWDILGQATGLSVGRLLGGRYRDRVQPYCSLLMDEPERMADVIAPHRDHGFRAFKIGWGPFGRRDNPKLDEAIVRAVRQAAGDDARLFVDAGASDAFWPNGLKWALNTAHMLKDYGVGWFEEALPPDALDDFIALRKASPVPIAGGEVLTRRQAYTPWLVGGAFDIVQPDVTKVGGISEQRRIAWMAQEFGIRYIGHGWNTALGLAADLQLAAAVSGCDLVEYIGGSAYVDRLAREPFRLDHEGFLAIPDRPGLGIDLDPDQVARYTPDASRFFSG
- a CDS encoding SDR family oxidoreductase produces the protein MDGSLKGKHVLVTAAGQGIGRASALAFARAGASVTATDRDEALLGDLAAVTGIAVQCLDVLDDAAVAGMAREVGRVDVLFNCAGIVHSGSILDMAEGDLDLAFDLNVKGMVRMIRAFLPAMLDHGDGSVINMASVVSSLKGAPNRFVYGTTKAAVIGLTKAVAADYVARGIRCNAICPGTVESPSLQQRMRAQGDYDATRRAFIARQPMGRLGTPDEIAALAVHLAGATYTTGQAYAIDGGWSI